Proteins encoded within one genomic window of Nonomuraea gerenzanensis:
- a CDS encoding PQQ-dependent sugar dehydrogenase, whose amino-acid sequence MQRTLAVLGGLVLAGACLSLPAQAHDPATTWSSYEKITLTKNVGEPIDLAVLPDRRVLHTARNGDIRLTDPATGVTRIINTVPVYANSEDGLQTIALDPAFDQNKWVYLYYAPRTMTAPYPEATPAGSAPNTLPAGADETYWNQWKGYNQLSRFKWTGSALDLSTEQVIIKVETQRGQCCHVAGDLDWDADGNLYLATGDNTPAGTPGANGMAPNNDAPGMNPGLDARRGAGNSNDLRGKILRIKVAADGTYTVPEGNLFAPGTAGTRPEIFVTGVRNPFRMDVDAETGTLSWADYGPDAGTGDPARGPMGYVEWNITPLTKPMNSGWPYCTGDDFNYNDWNFATAQPGPWFDCAAGPRNTSRWNTGLAQLPPAVPADLYYGDNNTHQPAAWAGLTDFDPQTGQGPMGGPVYHYDPDNPAPGKLPAYWDGKAFFAEFSQDYLAAFTFTGADGPVTAIEHFLPNSALRTAAQPITDSPMDLEFGPDGSLYVLEYGDGFFRANPDAGLYRIDYTPANKTPQARIAADRTSSSAAPLTVAFDATASTDTEPGTLTYEWDFDGDGDFDATGVTATHTYTELGQYAARLRVTDSGGRAGLTSVEITVGNTAPVVTVKAPPNGGFFDWGNALPYQIGVSDAEDGDNPVCSRVQWTFGLGHDTHAHPETLGTGCAGAWPTPASAPEHGETENIYGVVVVSYRDNGAGSIPGALGEAALTLNPKLAQAEHADESSGVTETADDTASAKAKVTSFDAGDWIVYDPVHFAGITGVQTRASGAGTLALRWKSPAAEPFATVTVPAGDGWQTVTTPLTGLPEGTGRLYVTSSGGVEVDAFTFQGGGVADTTPPVVSATLTPAQPDGANGWYTGNVTLAVTATDNGTVASRQYSLDGATWSNANNPVTLSAEGARQVRYRATDNGGNVSAVGTLTVKIDKSNPTLTVTGVEPGPHGDSATLTPVLTGADTVSGVAGVTAELDGAAIGSGKPVALWTLPLGEHRLTGTVTDQAGRTATTTVTFSTTTSYADVRVLVSRFRQSGAITWRAAADLQEQLAQAERHEKKGKRALAIAALERFVKIAEKRGNVRDAAVRSALVRDADALIERLRQT is encoded by the coding sequence ATGCAGCGTACCCTCGCGGTGCTCGGCGGCCTCGTGCTGGCCGGCGCCTGCCTGTCCTTACCCGCCCAGGCGCACGACCCGGCCACCACGTGGTCCAGCTACGAGAAGATCACCCTCACCAAGAACGTCGGCGAGCCGATCGACCTGGCCGTCCTGCCCGACCGGCGGGTGCTGCACACCGCCCGCAACGGCGACATCCGGCTGACCGACCCCGCCACCGGCGTCACCAGGATCATCAACACCGTCCCGGTCTACGCCAACTCCGAGGACGGCCTGCAGACGATCGCCCTCGACCCCGCCTTCGACCAGAACAAGTGGGTCTACCTCTACTACGCGCCCAGGACGATGACGGCGCCCTACCCCGAGGCCACCCCCGCCGGCTCCGCGCCGAACACGCTGCCCGCAGGGGCGGACGAGACGTACTGGAACCAGTGGAAGGGCTACAACCAGCTCTCCCGCTTCAAGTGGACGGGCAGCGCCCTGGACCTGTCCACCGAGCAGGTCATCATCAAGGTCGAGACGCAGCGCGGCCAGTGCTGCCACGTCGCCGGCGACCTCGACTGGGACGCCGACGGCAACCTCTACCTCGCCACCGGCGACAACACCCCCGCCGGCACGCCGGGCGCCAACGGCATGGCGCCCAACAACGACGCGCCCGGCATGAACCCGGGCCTCGACGCCCGGCGCGGCGCGGGCAACAGCAACGACCTGCGCGGCAAGATCCTGCGCATCAAGGTGGCGGCGGACGGCACGTACACGGTCCCGGAGGGCAACCTGTTCGCGCCGGGCACGGCCGGCACCAGGCCGGAGATCTTCGTGACCGGCGTGCGCAACCCGTTCAGGATGGACGTGGACGCCGAGACCGGCACCCTGTCCTGGGCCGACTACGGACCCGACGCCGGCACCGGCGACCCCGCCAGGGGGCCCATGGGGTACGTCGAGTGGAACATCACCCCGCTCACCAAGCCGATGAACAGCGGCTGGCCGTACTGCACGGGTGACGACTTCAACTACAACGACTGGAACTTCGCGACCGCCCAGCCGGGCCCGTGGTTCGACTGCGCCGCAGGCCCGCGCAACACCTCGCGCTGGAACACCGGCCTGGCCCAGCTCCCGCCCGCCGTGCCCGCCGACCTGTACTACGGCGACAACAACACCCACCAGCCCGCCGCCTGGGCCGGGCTCACCGACTTCGACCCGCAGACCGGCCAGGGCCCGATGGGCGGCCCGGTCTACCACTACGACCCGGACAACCCGGCGCCGGGCAAGCTGCCCGCGTACTGGGACGGCAAGGCGTTCTTCGCCGAGTTCTCCCAGGACTACCTGGCGGCCTTCACCTTCACCGGCGCGGACGGCCCGGTCACCGCGATCGAGCACTTCCTGCCCAACAGCGCGCTGCGCACGGCGGCGCAGCCCATCACCGACAGCCCGATGGACCTGGAGTTCGGCCCCGACGGCTCCCTGTACGTGCTGGAGTACGGCGACGGCTTCTTCCGCGCCAACCCCGACGCCGGCCTCTACCGCATCGACTACACCCCGGCCAACAAGACCCCGCAGGCCAGGATCGCGGCGGACCGCACCTCCAGCAGCGCCGCGCCGCTCACCGTGGCCTTCGACGCCACCGCCTCCACCGACACCGAGCCGGGCACGCTGACCTACGAGTGGGACTTCGACGGCGACGGCGACTTCGACGCCACCGGCGTCACCGCCACCCACACCTACACCGAGCTGGGCCAGTACGCGGCGCGGCTGCGCGTCACCGACTCCGGCGGCCGGGCCGGACTGACCTCCGTCGAGATCACCGTGGGCAACACCGCGCCCGTGGTGACCGTCAAGGCGCCGCCGAACGGCGGGTTCTTCGACTGGGGGAACGCGCTGCCGTACCAGATCGGGGTGTCCGACGCCGAGGACGGGGACAACCCGGTGTGCTCTCGGGTGCAGTGGACGTTCGGCCTCGGGCACGACACGCACGCGCACCCGGAGACGCTCGGCACCGGCTGCGCGGGCGCCTGGCCCACTCCGGCCAGCGCGCCCGAGCACGGCGAGACCGAGAACATCTACGGCGTGGTCGTCGTCAGCTACCGCGACAACGGCGCCGGCTCCATCCCCGGCGCGCTCGGCGAGGCCGCGCTCACCCTCAACCCCAAGCTGGCGCAGGCCGAGCACGCCGACGAGAGCAGCGGCGTCACCGAGACCGCCGACGACACGGCCTCCGCCAAGGCCAAGGTCACCTCGTTCGACGCCGGCGACTGGATCGTCTACGACCCGGTGCACTTCGCCGGCATCACCGGCGTCCAGACCAGGGCCTCGGGGGCGGGCACGCTGGCGCTGCGGTGGAAGTCGCCGGCGGCCGAGCCGTTCGCCACCGTGACCGTCCCGGCGGGCGACGGCTGGCAGACGGTCACCACGCCGCTCACCGGCCTGCCGGAGGGCACCGGCCGCCTGTACGTCACCTCCTCGGGCGGCGTGGAGGTGGACGCGTTCACCTTCCAGGGCGGCGGCGTCGCCGACACCACCCCGCCGGTCGTCTCCGCGACCCTCACCCCGGCCCAGCCGGACGGCGCGAACGGCTGGTACACCGGCAACGTCACGCTCGCCGTCACCGCCACCGACAACGGCACGGTCGCCTCGCGCCAGTACTCCCTGGACGGCGCCACCTGGTCCAACGCCAACAACCCCGTCACGCTCAGCGCCGAGGGCGCCAGGCAGGTCCGCTACCGGGCCACCGACAACGGCGGCAACGTCTCGGCGGTCGGCACCCTCACCGTCAAGATCGACAAGTCGAACCCGACGCTGACGGTCACCGGCGTGGAGCCCGGCCCCCACGGCGACTCCGCCACCCTCACCCCCGTCCTGACCGGCGCCGACACGGTGTCGGGCGTGGCCGGGGTCACGGCGGAGCTCGACGGCGCCGCGATCGGCTCCGGCAAGCCGGTGGCGTTGTGGACGCTGCCGCTCGGCGAGCACCGGCTCACGGGCACCGTCACCGACCAGGCCGGCCGGACCGCGACCACGACCGTGACGTTCTCGACGACCACCTCGTACGCGGACGTGCGGGTGCTGGTCTCCCGCTTCCGGCAGAGCGGGGCGATCACCTGGCGGGCCGCCGCCGACCTGCAGGAGCAGCTCGCGCAGGCCGAGCGGCACGAGAAGAAGGGCAAGCGGGCGCTCGCGATCGCGGCGCTCGAGCGGTTCGTGAAGATCGCCGAGAAGCGCGGGAACGTGCGGGACGCGGCGGTCAGATCGGCCCTGGTCCGCGACGCCGACGCGCTGATCGAGCGGCTGCGCCAGACCTGA
- a CDS encoding sugar phosphate isomerase/epimerase family protein, with protein sequence MSPHHALPERDLPERDLPEHVHEERERAQTLRHRLGLTRRSLFAATTGLAAAAAIPLAEPAAATTRRVLVPPGKRGIILYTVRDAITRDPAATTSPSGFRRVLEALSAIGYRQVEFAGYRQHADAEGGASLETVEGARLLRGWLDDNGLRAQGNHGFIPGSWPLTTPDLDRFKQSLEIAGILGLGHMGTGADPTGSAYKADWDVAAEKWNALGAIARDAGIKLYTHNHDAAYAFLLDSGPLDEQGRPTRSSGIRKLEYFFRISDPRLVHFEMDIYWAHVAQYKHRTYTAPDGSTRTDVFDPLRTVRAQEKRFPLFHAKDGVSNPAVPNGYDMVPFGTGDIDYRRFFSRLRAHGYHNPMYEQDNAPGADPAQSLRLAELSYRNLAALRG encoded by the coding sequence GTGAGCCCTCACCATGCCTTACCCGAGCGCGACTTACCTGAGCGCGACTTACCTGAGCACGTGCACGAGGAGCGGGAGCGCGCCCAGACGCTCCGCCACCGGCTGGGCCTGACCCGCCGCAGCCTCTTCGCCGCCACCACCGGCCTGGCCGCCGCCGCGGCGATCCCCCTCGCCGAGCCCGCCGCCGCCACGACCCGCAGGGTGCTCGTCCCGCCGGGCAAGCGCGGCATCATCCTCTACACCGTCCGCGACGCGATCACCCGCGACCCGGCCGCCACCACCTCGCCGTCGGGTTTCCGGCGCGTGCTGGAGGCGCTGTCGGCCATCGGGTACCGGCAGGTCGAGTTCGCCGGCTACCGCCAGCACGCCGACGCCGAGGGCGGCGCGAGCCTGGAGACCGTCGAGGGCGCCAGGCTGCTGCGCGGCTGGCTGGACGACAACGGGCTGCGCGCCCAGGGCAACCACGGGTTCATCCCCGGCTCCTGGCCGCTGACGACCCCCGACCTCGACCGGTTCAAGCAGTCGCTGGAGATCGCCGGCATCCTCGGCCTGGGCCATATGGGCACCGGCGCCGACCCGACCGGCAGCGCGTACAAGGCGGACTGGGACGTGGCGGCGGAGAAGTGGAACGCGCTCGGCGCGATCGCCCGCGACGCCGGGATCAAGCTCTACACCCACAACCACGACGCCGCCTACGCGTTCCTGCTCGACAGCGGCCCGCTCGACGAGCAGGGCCGCCCGACACGCTCGTCCGGCATCCGCAAGCTGGAGTACTTCTTCAGGATCAGCGACCCCAGGCTCGTGCACTTCGAGATGGACATCTACTGGGCGCACGTCGCCCAGTACAAGCACCGCACCTACACCGCGCCCGACGGCTCGACCAGGACCGACGTCTTCGACCCGCTGCGCACCGTCAGGGCCCAGGAGAAGCGCTTCCCGCTCTTCCACGCCAAGGACGGCGTCTCGAACCCGGCCGTGCCCAACGGATACGACATGGTGCCGTTCGGCACCGGCGACATCGACTACCGCCGCTTCTTCTCCCGCCTGCGGGCGCACGGCTACCACAACCCGATGTACGAGCAGGACAACGCCCCAGGCGCCGACCCGGCGCAGTCACTGCGGCTCGCCGAGCTCAGCTACCGCAACCTGGCCGCCCTGCGCGGCTGA